The stretch of DNA TGATACCGGAAGTAAAAAAAACATGGATTCCCGCTTTCGCGGGAATGACGGCTTGGTGCGCAGTTACACAGATTGTATCGAATCACCTTTATAGGGCTCAATTTCCGAAATATATTTCACTGTTTAATCGCCGGAGCAATATCTTAATCATTTCGCAGCCCAAGAGAAAGCGATTGAGGAAAAAAGTAAATCAGACTTTATACCTCGATGCTTGCGTCGAGATAGATATTTCCCATCACGTTTCCGAACATTCGGGAGGTCTGCCATGAAACGCAGGGAGCTCATGATAAAAGCGGGCAATGTCGCTGCATTCACACAACTGGCGCCTGTTCTCGCTGCAGGGGTTAAAACGGCCCATGCCGGACAGGCCGGTTCCGCATCCGCGCCCGGAAACGCATCGGTCAGAGTCGCGGATAATAAAGTCCATATCGAAACAAAAACGCTGACCGCGATCATCGACAAAGGTTTCCTCGTCTCGCTGAAAAGTAAAGCCACGGGGGAAGAGTTCATAAAGGGCGTGGATGTCAACCGTTCCGCCGCCCTGCGGATTGTCTATTTTTCGGATGAAACAGTCGGCATCGATGAGGAAAAGTTCGGCAGCATCATAACCCGTCAGCTTTCCGACACAAGGGCGGAGATACTGTTCCAGAGCTGGGACGGCGACGGTGTCATGGCAATCTCGGTCGATCCCGAAACCGGAGACATTCTCGTGGAGCCTTCGGCCTATTCATCGCGGCCGGGGGTACGGGCCTGCCGCTGGTGTCTGACCGGTCTGCGGAACGATCTCCAGCTTGTCGCCCCGTTTTTCCAGGGCGTCAAACTCCCGCTGGACGATCCTCTGATACGGAACAGCCGGTGGGAATGGCCCATGTACTGGGAGGCCGGTCTCGCCATTTTTCAGGCAGGTGAAGGCGGATTCTGGGTCCACACACGGGATGACCGGTACCGGTACAAGGCGCTGAAAGTCGGCTCGGATTCCGAGCCCAATGAAATCGGCCTCGACAGCGAAGCCTATGGCCCCGTTGACAGTAACCTGAGCGCCGGGGGCATCTGCTGGCGGATCAATGCCTTCCGGGGAGACTGGCATGCGCCCGCGGAAGAATACCGGACATGGTACTGGCAGGCCTATGATCTGGCTTCGGAAGAGGGGAGACGGCAGCCGTGGATATTCGATGTGAAATTTGCGGTGAGCTGGTGTCCCGGAAATCCCGACATCCCCGATGCGCTGGCAAAGAAGCTGCCGCCCCGGAATGTGCTTATTCATTATCCGGACTGGCGGACCGATATCTATGACCAGAATTATCCCACGTATAAAGCGAGCGACAAGGGGAAAGCATTCATCGAAAAATGCCGGAGCATGGGATTCCGCATCATGCCCCATTTCAATTCGATCGATATGGACCCGACGAATCCCGTGTATCCGCTGATCCGTGATTTTCAAATCCGCACCATCGAGAAAAAACAGCTTCTCGGGTGGAGCTGGTACAAAGGCCGGGCTATCGGCGTTCCCGAATC from bacterium encodes:
- a CDS encoding DUF6259 domain-containing protein translates to MKRRELMIKAGNVAAFTQLAPVLAAGVKTAHAGQAGSASAPGNASVRVADNKVHIETKTLTAIIDKGFLVSLKSKATGEEFIKGVDVNRSAALRIVYFSDETVGIDEEKFGSIITRQLSDTRAEILFQSWDGDGVMAISVDPETGDILVEPSAYSSRPGVRACRWCLTGLRNDLQLVAPFFQGVKLPLDDPLIRNSRWEWPMYWEAGLAIFQAGEGGFWVHTRDDRYRYKALKVGSDSEPNEIGLDSEAYGPVDSNLSAGGICWRINAFRGDWHAPAEEYRTWYWQAYDLASEEGRRQPWIFDVKFAVSWCPGNPDIPDALAKKLPPRNVLIHYPDWRTDIYDQNYPTYKASDKGKAFIEKCRSMGFRIMPHFNSIDMDPTNPVYPLIRDFQIRTIEKKQLLGWSWYKGRAIGVPESNSNRTKNRDKNVMVKVHPGLSMWRSILGENILDAAQELSLDTVFIDVTLHSYNLYNCFVEATTPSEGMKRLITHVATLGKGLVVGGEGLNEITAQGLSFGQAHLFKSWQESVDGLERAGGCNLNEVLFGKLCRTFGYSSLSGRNKDEEMRMRIHLEHGAIPTVTIRSPQDINDPNPAVKRMLDSAAG